The Acetobacter sp. DNA window ACATCATCAGCAATGCAGCCGATGCCCTGCTTTCCCTGCCGGAAGGCGACCAGAGGATTCCCCTGATCAATATCAGCACCGACCTGAGCGATGCGGAGGAGGGAGCGGCGACCCACTACGTCATTTCCATCTGCGATAACGGGCCGGGTATTTCGCCTTTCATGCGCGAGCGGGTGTTCGAGCCCTTCTTCACCACAAAGCCCGTTGGTGAAGGCACCGGCCTTGGCCTTGCTACTGCATACGGCATCGTGCAGGCTCATGGTGGGACGATCGAGGTCTCCAAATCCTCCATGGGTGGGGCCTGTTTCACGGTGGCGATCCCCTGTCTGCACCCGGATACAGCGGAAGGAACGGCTTTTCTTGTGGGAGAGTTGCCATGAGCACGATACCCGGCGGCATTCATCAGGACAGGATTCTGATCGTTGATGACGAACCGGAAATCCTGATTGCTCTCACCGATCTGCTTGATGACGAATTTGTGACCGTTCAGGCTTCCTCCGCGCAGGAAGCCCTGACGGTTCTCCGGAATCACCCCGATATTTCGGTGATCATTTCTGACCAGCGCATGCGCGACATGACGGGTGACATGTTCCTCACCGAAGCCCGCAAAAGCTCGGATGCAGGAACAATTCTCCTGACCGGCTATGCCGATCTGGATACCGTGGTATCGGCGCTCAATCGCGGAGCAATCTCTTTTTACGCCGCAAAACCGTGGGAGGCAGGCAGCCTGCTGGCCATGGTGCGGGAAGCTGCTGCCGGTTGCCGGACGCGTCGTGAACTGACGACGGAACGGGCCCTGCTGAGGAGTCTTTTCGATAATCTTCCATTAGGACTTGCGATTACCGATACGGAAGGGCGTATCACGCGGCTGAACGCGCTGGCGGCGGAAGCGTTCGGGCGACCATTGAAGGAGTGCATCGGACAGGCGGAAACGGCCCTGCTTGGCGATGTGCCTGTAGAGACAAGAAACGTTGGCGACCTGCGGACGACTGATGAGTTCCCGGGCGTAAGGCGGACTGGTCCCGATGGCCGGGAAAGCTGGCACAGGATTTCCAGGGTTGAACTCGCGCCCCCATCGGATTCATCGCCTGTCCATCCGGTTTCGGTTCTGATCGACCAGAATGTCACCGACCTGATTGAAATGGAAAAACGGGCGCGTCAGGCTGACAAGATGCAGGCCATCGGCACACTGGCTGGCGGCATCGCGCATGATTTCAACAATCTTCTGACGGCTATTCTGGGCTCCCTTGAGCTTGTTCAGGATATGCAGCCGCCGACCGACCCCAATATCAGCCGTCTCTTCACCAACGCGATGGATGCAGCCCGTCGAGGGGCTGTGCTGACACAGAAACTGCTCGATTTCAGTCGCCCGCGTGATCTCGCCCGTCGGCCGGTGGATGTGCCGAAACTGCTGGGGCAGATGCAGGGTCTTCTGGCGCAGAGTGTTGGTGGTGGTGGCGCGCGTGCTGTTCCGGTCCGGCTCAGACTTCCCGATGAGGAACTGCCGCAGGCCTCCACCGATCCATCGTTGCTGGAAGTCGCTCTGGTCAATCTGTGCCTCAACGCCCGTGATGCCCAGCCGAAAGGCGGCGAAATCATCATTTCCGCTGAAGCCGTGACGCTGAGTGCGGAAGATCAACGGAAAAACACGGTGGTCGGGCGATCTGGTCGTCCCCTTCTCCCGGGCCATTATGTTGTCGTTTCCGTGGCCGATCGTGGGGTTGGCATGACGCCGGAAACACAGGCCCGTATTTTTGAGCCGTTCTTCACGACAAAATCAGTCGGTTCCGGCATCGGACTCGGACTGCCGATGGTGTACGGTTTCGTCCAGCGCAATGGCGGCGATGTCAGGGTTTCCAGCAATCCCGGCGTCGGCACCTCGATCGAGCTCTGGCTTCCCGCCATCAGCAGGGACGGAAACCCGGGAGCCATACAGCCGGCACCAACGGAAACGCATCACAGCCACGGCAATCAGCGCAGTATCCTTGTTGTGGATGATGATCCTGCCGTGGCCGCCGTGACTGTGGGCTTTCTTGCCAAGGCGGGGTTCAGGGTTCTGGAATGCCACAGTGGAATGAAGGCCCTCGATCTGGTTCGCTCCCGCCCGGACATTGGCCTCGTGGTCATGGATTTGCTGATGCCGGAGATGAATGGGGACGAATGCGCCCGTCGGATCGCGGTTCTGCGACCCGATCTGGCCGTGATTTTCGTGACGGGATTTGCTGACCGCGCCATCCTGCCTCCGGATGCACGTGTGCTGGCCAAACCCTTCACGCGGGAGGCGCTGCTGTCTGGTGTGGAGGATCTTATTCCGGTAAAGTAGGAGGCTGCTTTGGGGGGCAACGGAATGTCTGGTTTCGGTTAGAAAGTCTTATAAAGCGGGCGTCTCCGCCAATCTCGATGCAGCTCACCGGGTCGAAACGAAAATGCCCTGCATCGACTACTCAGGCAACGTCTGAAGGTACGGGACTTCGAGCGTTAGACTACAGAAATTGACGTCCGTGTCGCCATATTTACTTGCTTCACGGCGCTGGTAAGTCCAATCACATGTCCTGTCCTAAAAACCTCAAAAAGCAGAGCACGTCCATCTACCATTTGTGCAATAGACTTCTAAAGTAAGCATGAATGACCACCAACCGAAGGATAAGGAAAGAGCGAATGGTCATATTGAACATTGAACCGATTATTACGAAATCTTCGGGTGGATGGCCTGTAAAAATTACAGGAATCGCTCCGTGCGAGTCTGATTTCATCATAGGCATTATTGACACACCGGCCATGGGTTCCATCAACGGGAGATGGAATGATGTTGGACTGCGCTCGGGTGGAAACATGCCAGATGATAGTCTCGATATTACAGACCCGGAAATAATGAATCTTATCCACATAGCCTCAAAATTGAAGTGACGGATAGGATAGAGAATATGATTGTTGACAACAAAATGACACTTTCTGAATTTCAAGTGCGCGCACTATTATCGTCTGGGCAAGGGCCGAAGCACTTCAAAAGGACTCGAGTATTTAGGCCGAAAACAGTCGTTTACTTCGACCAAAATGTATTTTCTGATTTAAATGATGATGAGATCGCCTTTTGTAAAAAAAATCGTAAGACCAAATTTGCTTATAGTCCCGCCCATGCGGAAGAAATGTTCAGAATGCAACAAAGCGACAAAAAAGATCGAATTATAAGCATAATATCTCATCTTACAAATGGATTATCTATACAACCGAAAAGCGGACAGGAGCCAATGAGATTTTTCAAAGAAGAACTGGGCTGCGTTATTGATAGGTGCAAATCCGATAGAGATGCTACCGGCGTCGTCGAACAAATTAAAATAGCAAACATAGATTCAAATAAGAATCCAGATTCAGAGGAGATAAAGGAGGTAAATAATAGACTTTCTAATGTATTAATGGATTTAACTGATGAAGAATTTTCTAAGCTTATTCAGGAAAGCAAGAGTCACTCTCCATCACCGCACAAAGAAGATTTTTCTAAATTCAGAGATTTTGAGAGCATAAATCATTGTTTCTATACTCTTCACAACATACTAGACGTAATGAATTTCAAAGTTGATAGGGGCGAGCGCGCAAAGAGAAGTGCCTTGTATGATATAGAACACACAAAATACGCATCAGCATGCGATATATTTGTTACAGAAGACAAGCGGCTTCTTTCACGGGCAAAAATTATTTTCGAGTTCATGGGAATAAAAACGCTGGTCGGAACAAAAGAGCAATTTTTTTCCGGAGCAATGTAGCGGCGAGAGAACCGCGCAGATTTTTATTTTGGGGTTTATGTCTGCTTTACGAAAAGCCGAATACTTACTTAAGCGTCCAGAATGAGGGCGTAAGCAGTCACGCACTCCAATAAATCAAGCCTACAAAACACCCCCCTCTGCCTGAACACCAACAACATTCAGGCAGAGGAAGCAAGACAGCCTCAATCCCGCTCGTCCGCGTAAGGGTTTTTCGTGCCTCGTAGTTGCAGCCGGATGGGCACGCCGGTCAGACCGAAGGTCTCACGCAGGCCATTTACCAGATAGCGCTTGTAATCATCCGGCAGTTGCTCGGCACGGGTGCCGAATACCAGAAAGGTCGGGGGGCGGCTTTTGACCTGCGTGATGTAGCGCAGCTTCAGGCGTCTGCCCTGAACCAGCGGTGGCGCATGACGCTCCAGCATCATGTCGAACCAGCGGTTCAGTTCGCCGGTCGGAACGCGACTGTTCCAGATTTCGGCGGTATGGCGGACTGCGGGGAGCAGTTTCTGCACACCCGCACCGGTCTTGCCGGAGAAGGAAACGACTTCGATTCCCTTCATCTGGGCCAGAGAGGTCTGGATACGGTCGTAAATCGCCTGACGCGTGGCAGTGCGATCTTCCACCGCGTCCCATTTGTTCAGCGCCACAACACAGGCCCGGCCTTCACGCTCGATCAGACGGGCAATCTGGAGATCCTGCTCGTGCAGTCCAAGCGTGGCGTCGATGACCAGAACGACGACCTCGGCGCGTTTGAGCGCCTCGATCGTTGCGGAGGTGGACATCTTCTCCAGATGTTCTTCAACGCGTGCCTTTTTCCGCAGGCCCGCCGTATCGACAATCTGCACTTCGCCATGGTCATCACGCAGCAGGACGGCAATCGAGTCACGGGTCAGACCGGGTTCAGGCCCGGTGATCATGCGTTCCTCGCCGAGAAGGCGGTTCATCAGCGTCGATTTGCCGGCGTTCGGACGCCCGACAAAGGCGATTTTCAGAATGCCCGGCTCTTCGGTCTCGTCCTCGATGAAAACGGCTTCTTCGCCGAGTTCTTCAGGCACTTCGTCAATTTCGCCGGTCAGCGCGGCAAAGCTGACCGTCTCTTCGACCGGTGCCTTGGGTTTGGGTTTCTTTTTGACAGGCTTTTCTTCAGCGATAGGCGGCAGGATGCTCTGCGGCAGGGCGTCAACGATCTCACTCATCAGATCGGAAATACCCTCGCCATGCTCGGCGGAAATGCCGATTGGCGTACCCAGCCCCAGAGAAAAAGCTTCCATCGCGGAAGCCGCGCCTGCGCGCCCTTCGGCCTTGTTGGCGACCAGCAGGACCTTGCGGTTCTGACGGCGCAGCCATGTGGCGAAATGCTGGTCGGCAGGGGTAATTCCGGCACGGGCGTCAATGCAGAACAGGATAAGGTCGGCCTGCTGCACGGCCAGCGCTGAGGAGTTCTGCATCCGTCCGAACAGTGAGTCCGGAGCCGCTGCTTCCAGTCCCGCCGTGTCGATCAGACGGATCGTGCGACCGCGCATCAGCGCCTCGCCTTCCTTGCGGTCACGTGTGACGCCGGGGAAGTCCGCGACCAGCGCGTTCCGTCGTCCGGTCAGGCGGTTATACAGGGTGGATTTGCCGACATTCGGACGTCCGGCGATCACCACTGTCGGCAGGCCGGAAGCGGGCAGGGGAGCTTCCGGTCTCAGAAGCTGCTTCTGTCCGCGCTTTCCGGACTTTGTGCGTGGACGATCAGCCATAGGAGTTGAGGTCGCCTCGGTTATCGATGATCAGCATGTGTCCGTCGGAGAAGATGGGCTCGACCGAGGTCGGCGCGGGGAGAGGGTCGATGGACAGGATTTTTCCTGTCACAGGGTCGAGAGAAACGATGCCGTTTTCGGGGAGCGTGCTGACGCAGAGCAGCTTGCCGTCCGCCAGAACAGGCCCGGTCCAGGCGACGCCGTCCTTTTGGGCGTCAACGCGGCTGTACTGGCGCAACTGGGTGATCCAGCGCACCTGACCGGTAATGCGGTCAAGACAGGCAACCTGTCCATCCAGAGTGATGAGATACAGCCAGTCCTGCACCACGAGAAGAGGGCAGGCGCCGGCGACCGCCCGTTCCCACAGACGCCGACCCGATCTCATGTCAAAGGCGACGAGAGAAGCGGATACACTCATGGCATAGGCCGTGCCGTTCTGGATGACGGGCAGGCTGCGGATGCAGGAAAAGTCGCCCGCGGCCGACATGCCGGTGGCTGCGCCCAGCGTGTCACTCCAGACGACTTCGCCGCTTTCCTCACGCAGGGCGACAATATCGCCGGACCCGAAACCGGCCAGCACGATCCCGTCCACGACAGCGGGAGCCGGGGCCCCGAACATGACGGTCGGCGCCATGCTGGCGGCATATGTCCAGAGCTGATGTCCGGATGTGGCGTCGAGGGCGAAGAGGCGGGCGTCGATCGTGCTGAAAAACACACGGTTTTTTGCGATGGTTGGGGCCGAGCGACCGGGTGTGCCGACGTTTGCACGCCATTTCACCTTGCCGGTTTCGACTTCGACCGCGACGGTCTCCGCGATGCCGTCGACAATATAGAGCGTATCGCCGTTTACACCCAGTCCGCCGCCCAGATTGCTGGACTTCATCCGGTGCGGCTTTGGATTGAATGTCCAGAGATGGTTCATGCCCGGCCATGTGAAGGCTCTGACGTCACCCGCCGCATCAAGCGTGAAGATACGTCCGCCCTGAATGACCGGACTGGCCTGCAGGACGCTCTGACCGTTGGAGCCGAGGGCTGCGAAAGCCAGGAAATCCGGCGCGGATGTCCCCTGACCGATGGAGCGGGTCCAGCGACGTTTCAGGCCGCCCCACGCATAGTTTGTCCCTACGTGACTGGGTGTCCGTCCGCTCATCGGCCATTCGGTCATGGCGACGGGAGACGGAAGGGTGATCGGCGTGAGGGCTTCCTTGCTTCTGGTCACGGTCAGTCCGCCGTGGGCGGGGAGCACCGGCACGCGATGTCCGACGACAAGCGGCTTCTTGTCGTCTTCAAAGAGATGGCAGCCTCCGAGCGGCACAAGGGCGGCCCCGGTCAGCAATTTGCGGAGAAAACTGCGGCGGCTGTCAGAAGGGGGCAGGTGCATGAAAGGCTCTCGGCAGACGGAGTAGAAAGAAGGAAATGACGTTTTAGACCCCGGGAGCTTATCCCTGTTGATCGAGTGTTTGCAGCAGGCCGCCGGCACGCATCCGCACGCCGTTCGGTGCATTGAAATCCTGTTGCAGGCGCGTCAGACGGTCACGGGCCGATTTAGTGTCACCTGCCCGCAGATCGAGAACCGCGAGCTGTTCATTCGCGAGGGCAGCAAAGGGCTTGCTTTCGTTGGAAAGCAGGGAGAGCCGGGAGCGGATGGTGGCGATGTCACCGCTATCCACCTGCCACTGGCACCACAAAAGAGTCGCCACATGGCGCAGCGTCGCGTCCAGCTTCGTATCCTGCTGGATGGTGTCCCAGATTCTGAGCGCTTCCTGTGTCTTGCCGTGCGTGGCGTAGGAAGAGGCTTCACGGAGCTGCGCCAGTGTCGCCAGACCGGAAGGAGAGGCCTGTCCGACTTCCGTCAGGGCCGTCAGCGCTTTCTGCTGGGCTGGCGTCAGCGGCAGGCTGGTTCCCGCGACTGAACTGTCCGAGCCCAGATCGCGCAGGGCGCCGAGATAGGTTGTGGATTTCGCCAGAGCATCCTTGTGGAGGCTGGAGAGGTAATATTCCCAGCCGCCGATTCCTGCGCCAATGAGGATAAGACCGGCAAGACCAAGTCCCGCGAATCGACGCGCACTCTTACGGAGGCGTTCCATCCGCATGGCGTCATCCACTTCCCTGAAAATATCGTCAGACACGGGAACCCACTCTCTCCTTTCGATAAAGCGGCGATGCACCGTGATTTTCCGGAGGAATCACGGCCTGTTTCCATCACAACTTCAAGAACTGACCGGACAATAACCGGGAGGCAGCCCCGCGGCAAACCTGTGCGCGGAACAGGCCGCCCAAGCTGAAATCAGGCAGGCGGATAATCGGGATGGGGAAGGGACACGGTAAGCCTTTATTCACCCGATTGAAGGACACTAGGATCATGCACAGCACGCGCCTTCTTGTCCTCTGTCTTCTCCCGATGCTCACGGCATGTTCCGTTCCGCAGATCGGCTCGTTCGCCATGGGACGGACATGCAGTACGTCCGAGCTGATGAAAGGGGCAGGCTGGTGCTCCCCGCCGGAAACGCCGCCTCCGCCGCAGCCTTACTGCACGCAGGGGTGGAGCGGCGTGGATTGCTGGAGCCGGCCGGACCTCATGCCCAATGTCGCCCGTTCCGTCGCGGAAGGCCCCACAGGGCTCACGCCGGAGCAGAATGCCGTGCGGCTGAACAAATCCTATACAAATGTCCCGCCTTCCAGTCAGAACAGTTACTGAAGCTCTCCACCGTTAAAGCAGCGCTCTACATCCTCCGGCTTCACGTCTGATAATAAGGCCGGAGACCAGCTTGGTGTATTGTCCTTGTCGATCACTCTGGCCCGCACGCCTTCACAGAAATCAGGGCGGGAGATCATGTGGAGTACCAGCTCTGTTTCGAGGGCAAAGGCATCATCGCGCGAAAACTGTCTGGCGTGGAGCCTCTGCTGCATCCGCCATGTGACATGAAGCGAGAACGGGCAGACGCTGAGTAAACGGCTCAAATCTGTTTTAGCCCAGACTTCATCCGAGCTTTCCAGTCGCGAGAGCAGTAGGGCCAGTCCTTTCTGTGGCCCCAGATCTTCCACGTCGTAACACTTGCCGATCGCTTCTGAGGAAACGTCCAGTGATGCTGTCTGGTTGATCTCTGCATAGTGCCTGAGAATGGTCTCCTCCGATGATGCGATGTCGCCGAGCAGCGCCGCTTTCAGAGCCTCAAGGCTTTCGGAGGGAACAAGATGGTCGGCAAAGCCCATGGCGACAGCCTGAGCACCGAGCATTCGATCCCCGGTCAGGGCAAACCGCAGACCGTAGGAACGCGGGGCTTCCGCCAGAAGCCAGGAGCCTCCTGCGTCCGGCGTCAACCCGATCAGATTTTCAGGCATGGCGAGGACCGAGCGTTCCGTGACGACCCGGTGACGGGCATGGGCCCCCAGCCCGACGCCACCGCCCATCGTGATGCCGTCCATGATGGTGATGATCGGCTTGGGATAGTCGGCGATCATCTGCATGGCCTGATAGGGGACGACCATGTTCCCGTGAGCGGCCTCGGGACCGTCTTCCTGAATACTTCTATAGAGGGCCTTGATATCCCCTCCCGCGCAGAAAGCCTTGCTGGACGAGGAGTCCAGCAGAACCCTTTCAACGGCGGGATCGTCGCGCCATTGGGTGAGGACCTCCATGATCGCCTCGGCCATGGCGCGGTCAACGGCATTGAGGTTTCCGGGTCTGTCCAGTGTAATCCGCCCGACAGGCCCGTGGCGGGTGCACTGGATGGCGCTGATGGTGTCCTGCATACGGTGTCTCTGTCTCAACGTTTCTGGAGCGTGCACATTCATTGAGAGTTTATCTCTGACTGCGACAATTCATTTAGTCGCTAAGGGCCATTTAATCGCCAAGAGGTAGACTGTATGAAGGGGGACATGACTGCACGACTGCGTGAGAGAAGGGAAGAATTTTGAGCGTTGACGGAACACTCTTCCGGGAAGCCATGGCGCGTCTCGGGGCCGCTGTAACTGTTGTTACCACGGGGACACTGGCTGAGCCGGTCGGTTTCACGGCTTCTGCCGTCTGTTCGGTGACGGATGATCCGCCGACCCTGCTTGTCTGTCTCAAGCGGGCGAGTCGTGCGCGGGACGCGTTCCATGAGGGTGGGGCCATGTGCGTCAATGTTCTGGCGTCAGCTCAGGAGCATCTGTCGGACCGATTCGCTGGTCCGTTGAGCGCCATTGAGCGGTTCGCCGTAGGACACTGGACGACGCTGGAAACCGGCGCGCCTGCTCTTGAGGAAGCTGTTTCCTCACTCGACTGTCGTATCGAGCGTATTGTCGAGGTCGGCACCCACAGCGTGCTGTTCGGGCAGGTGCAGGCTGTCAGAATGGGAAGTCCTGTTCCGGCGCTTGTCTACTTTAACCGTGCCTATCATCATCTGCCGCATAACTGATCCAGCCACCCCAGAAGTCCGGATTTTCAAGGAAAGATCGAGTCATGGCATCGTGTCGTCCGAAAACTGAAGTGCCTGTTATCACCGTCCGCGTTCTTGTGATTGCTCACGTCTGTCTGGTCGTGTTCATTGGGCTGATGGCGTGGCTGGACTGGTCCCTGCCCAACTGATTTCGCTGTGTGCTGCCGGGACCACAGTTGAGGATCAGGCTGTCGGTGGCAGTATTTCCTGCACGATTTCCGCAGGACGGCAGATGCGCGCACCGAGCGAGGTCACAACGACCGGTCGGTTGAGCAGGATCGGATGGGCTAAGATCGCGTCGAGAATCTGATCCTCTGTCACCCCTGTTTCCAAGAGCCCGAGTTCTGTCGCCAGTGGTTCCTTGGTCCTGAGCAGGCTGCCAGCGCCTGTCGGCAGACGTTTGGCGAGATCAAGCAGTGTGCTGCGATCTGGCGGTGTTTTCAGATAATCGACGACGATCAGATCAGGAATCTGGCTGCTGAGAATATCCAGGACCTTGCGGGACGTACCGCAGCGCGGGTTGTGGTAGAGTGTGGCTTGCATTGTCCGTTTCCGCTTATGGTGAGAAGGAAAGATGTCTGTCTGCCGACTGCTACGGTCAACCGGCCAGAGGTGTTTGTGTAGACCGAAGCAGAATTCTCTTGCCAGTCTCTGATTGTCGGTTTGGTATGGTGCGGGAAAGGGGCTGAGAGCCCCGATTTCCCGAGAGGATCAGTTTATGTCGACCGGCACTGTGAAATGGTTCAACGTGACCAAAGGATATGGCTTCATCAAACCTGATGATTCCGACAAGGACGTCTTCGTCCACATTACTGCCGTTCAGGCCGCCGGATGGCAGGGACTTGCGGATGGCGAGCGTCTCAATTTTGATCTGACGGAAGATCGCGGCAAGATGGCTGCGACAAATCTCCAGAAAGCCTGACACGTTTCCTGAAGGCCGCTTTCTTCTGAATCCGAGGAGAAAATCCTCTCAGATTTATGGCCGCTCTGCCTGACAGCCATGCCAATGATATTCATATTGGCTCGCCGCATGGCAGAGACGAAACGGGCCTCGTGCCCGACACGTCCCGAACAACACTCCAGCCCTGATTGCTTTTAATGTCACAGGCGATCAGGTGGGTGCTTTCTGGTGATGTCATGCAAATGGATGGAAAGATGTTCCGCCAAATTCGGATAGATAGCAGAGTGGAGTGAATGGGAACGGGCTCAGTTCGAGTGCATTCCCGACTGTTCTGATGTGTCGGAACAGGGAACCGAATGCAGATGATGGCTGAATAACACATGAAGCCTGCACAATACGGCCGGTTTGTTCATTTTAATAAAATCCTAAATAACCCGTCCGATATTCATTTCATGAACCAATCTTTTGCATTCTGGATTGCCATGACATGGCTTGTCACGACCGGCTGCCTGAGTCAGGCGCAGGCGTCGCCGGATATGTCGTGCGACAGGGCGGCTGCCCTTGTCGAAAACAGTCTGGATATCCCGCAGGGACTGCTGGTTGCGATTGCCCGGGTTGAAAGCAACAACCAGCCTCTCGCCGTCAATGTAAACGGACTGTCTGTTTCCTTTTCCCGGCAGGATCTGGCGGTTGATGCAGTCAAGACAATGCTGAAATCAGGTGCTTTCGGTTCCCGCCCGCATGTTGATATCGGATGTTTCCAGATCAATCTCGGCTGGCATTCCGATGCGTTTCCATCGATTGAAGCCGGCTTTGATCCAGTGACCAATGGACTGGCTGCTGGTCTTTTCCTAAGAAATATTCACGCAAGGACGGGAAGCTGGCACGAAGCG harbors:
- a CDS encoding response regulator — translated: MSTIPGGIHQDRILIVDDEPEILIALTDLLDDEFVTVQASSAQEALTVLRNHPDISVIISDQRMRDMTGDMFLTEARKSSDAGTILLTGYADLDTVVSALNRGAISFYAAKPWEAGSLLAMVREAAAGCRTRRELTTERALLRSLFDNLPLGLAITDTEGRITRLNALAAEAFGRPLKECIGQAETALLGDVPVETRNVGDLRTTDEFPGVRRTGPDGRESWHRISRVELAPPSDSSPVHPVSVLIDQNVTDLIEMEKRARQADKMQAIGTLAGGIAHDFNNLLTAILGSLELVQDMQPPTDPNISRLFTNAMDAARRGAVLTQKLLDFSRPRDLARRPVDVPKLLGQMQGLLAQSVGGGGARAVPVRLRLPDEELPQASTDPSLLEVALVNLCLNARDAQPKGGEIIISAEAVTLSAEDQRKNTVVGRSGRPLLPGHYVVVSVADRGVGMTPETQARIFEPFFTTKSVGSGIGLGLPMVYGFVQRNGGDVRVSSNPGVGTSIELWLPAISRDGNPGAIQPAPTETHHSHGNQRSILVVDDDPAVAAVTVGFLAKAGFRVLECHSGMKALDLVRSRPDIGLVVMDLLMPEMNGDECARRIAVLRPDLAVIFVTGFADRAILPPDARVLAKPFTREALLSGVEDLIPVK
- a CDS encoding PQQ-binding-like beta-propeller repeat protein — translated: MHLPPSDSRRSFLRKLLTGAALVPLGGCHLFEDDKKPLVVGHRVPVLPAHGGLTVTRSKEALTPITLPSPVAMTEWPMSGRTPSHVGTNYAWGGLKRRWTRSIGQGTSAPDFLAFAALGSNGQSVLQASPVIQGGRIFTLDAAGDVRAFTWPGMNHLWTFNPKPHRMKSSNLGGGLGVNGDTLYIVDGIAETVAVEVETGKVKWRANVGTPGRSAPTIAKNRVFFSTIDARLFALDATSGHQLWTYAASMAPTVMFGAPAPAVVDGIVLAGFGSGDIVALREESGEVVWSDTLGAATGMSAAGDFSCIRSLPVIQNGTAYAMSVSASLVAFDMRSGRRLWERAVAGACPLLVVQDWLYLITLDGQVACLDRITGQVRWITQLRQYSRVDAQKDGVAWTGPVLADGKLLCVSTLPENGIVSLDPVTGKILSIDPLPAPTSVEPIFSDGHMLIIDNRGDLNSYG
- a CDS encoding enoyl-CoA hydratase/isomerase family protein translates to MQDTISAIQCTRHGPVGRITLDRPGNLNAVDRAMAEAIMEVLTQWRDDPAVERVLLDSSSSKAFCAGGDIKALYRSIQEDGPEAAHGNMVVPYQAMQMIADYPKPIITIMDGITMGGGVGLGAHARHRVVTERSVLAMPENLIGLTPDAGGSWLLAEAPRSYGLRFALTGDRMLGAQAVAMGFADHLVPSESLEALKAALLGDIASSEETILRHYAEINQTASLDVSSEAIGKCYDVEDLGPQKGLALLLSRLESSDEVWAKTDLSRLLSVCPFSLHVTWRMQQRLHARQFSRDDAFALETELVLHMISRPDFCEGVRARVIDKDNTPSWSPALLSDVKPEDVERCFNGGELQ
- the der gene encoding ribosome biogenesis GTPase Der, translating into MADRPRTKSGKRGQKQLLRPEAPLPASGLPTVVIAGRPNVGKSTLYNRLTGRRNALVADFPGVTRDRKEGEALMRGRTIRLIDTAGLEAAAPDSLFGRMQNSSALAVQQADLILFCIDARAGITPADQHFATWLRRQNRKVLLVANKAEGRAGAASAMEAFSLGLGTPIGISAEHGEGISDLMSEIVDALPQSILPPIAEEKPVKKKPKPKAPVEETVSFAALTGEIDEVPEELGEEAVFIEDETEEPGILKIAFVGRPNAGKSTLMNRLLGEERMITGPEPGLTRDSIAVLLRDDHGEVQIVDTAGLRKKARVEEHLEKMSTSATIEALKRAEVVVLVIDATLGLHEQDLQIARLIEREGRACVVALNKWDAVEDRTATRQAIYDRIQTSLAQMKGIEVVSFSGKTGAGVQKLLPAVRHTAEIWNSRVPTGELNRWFDMMLERHAPPLVQGRRLKLRYITQVKSRPPTFLVFGTRAEQLPDDYKRYLVNGLRETFGLTGVPIRLQLRGTKNPYADERD
- the arsC gene encoding arsenate reductase (glutaredoxin) (This arsenate reductase requires both glutathione and glutaredoxin to convert arsenate to arsenite, after which the efflux transporter formed by ArsA and ArsB can extrude the arsenite from the cell, providing resistance.), whose product is MQATLYHNPRCGTSRKVLDILSSQIPDLIVVDYLKTPPDRSTLLDLAKRLPTGAGSLLRTKEPLATELGLLETGVTEDQILDAILAHPILLNRPVVVTSLGARICRPAEIVQEILPPTA
- a CDS encoding transglycosylase SLT domain-containing protein, with product MNQSFAFWIAMTWLVTTGCLSQAQASPDMSCDRAAALVENSLDIPQGLLVAIARVESNNQPLAVNVNGLSVSFSRQDLAVDAVKTMLKSGAFGSRPHVDIGCFQINLGWHSDAFPSIEAGFDPVTNGLAAGLFLRNIHARTGSWHEAVARYHAASQAGSRYAEAVFRKYEGRSGQRATGYYTSPEGEVPPLQHDGRSWVKTASAYGITVFEPDTGR
- a CDS encoding cold-shock protein; this translates as MSTGTVKWFNVTKGYGFIKPDDSDKDVFVHITAVQAAGWQGLADGERLNFDLTEDRGKMAATNLQKA
- a CDS encoding flavin reductase, whose translation is MARLGAAVTVVTTGTLAEPVGFTASAVCSVTDDPPTLLVCLKRASRARDAFHEGGAMCVNVLASAQEHLSDRFAGPLSAIERFAVGHWTTLETGAPALEEAVSSLDCRIERIVEVGTHSVLFGQVQAVRMGSPVPALVYFNRAYHHLPHN